One genomic window of Eggerthella timonensis includes the following:
- a CDS encoding RsmE family RNA methyltransferase, with amino-acid sequence MSLQHFYLRDQVLADEEAAAFPLRLEADDAKHARVLRLAPGERIAVVDAAQDYFACEIVAFDEALPVVRIAQRFERADAGPSVTLVQGLAKGDKMETVIRHATELGVSAFAPLACERSIVRLDARKGAAKAERWRAIAKSAAMQSGQPAVPEVREPAGLGETCALLETAAAVLVCWEEAPSASRLDVALDRALGGGPAAQGARVVVVVGPEGGLTEREVEALSACNPRSSLVSLGPSILRTETAGIVAPALVLYELERRARAGAR; translated from the coding sequence ATGTCCCTGCAGCATTTCTACCTGCGCGACCAGGTGCTGGCCGACGAGGAGGCCGCGGCGTTCCCGCTGCGCCTCGAGGCCGACGACGCGAAGCACGCCCGGGTGCTCAGGCTGGCGCCGGGCGAGCGCATCGCGGTGGTGGACGCGGCGCAGGACTACTTCGCTTGCGAGATCGTCGCGTTCGACGAGGCGCTGCCGGTCGTGCGCATCGCGCAGCGCTTCGAGCGCGCAGACGCGGGTCCGTCGGTGACGCTCGTGCAAGGCCTGGCCAAGGGCGACAAGATGGAGACGGTGATCCGCCACGCCACCGAGCTGGGCGTGTCCGCCTTCGCGCCCCTGGCATGCGAGCGCTCCATCGTGCGGCTCGACGCCCGCAAGGGCGCGGCGAAGGCCGAGCGCTGGCGCGCCATCGCGAAGAGCGCGGCCATGCAGTCGGGGCAGCCGGCCGTGCCCGAGGTGCGGGAGCCGGCGGGCCTGGGGGAGACGTGCGCGCTGCTGGAGACGGCCGCGGCGGTGCTCGTGTGCTGGGAGGAGGCTCCCAGCGCGTCGCGGCTCGACGTCGCGCTCGACCGTGCGCTCGGCGGCGGCCCGGCGGCGCAGGGCGCTCGCGTGGTCGTGGTGGTGGGGCCCGAGGGCGGCCTGACCGAGCGCGAGGTGGAGGCGCTTTCGGCCTGCAACCCCCGCTCCTCGCTCGTGTCGCTCGGCCCGTCCATCCTGCGCACGGAGACCGCCGGCATCGTGGCGCCCGCGCTCGTGCTGTACGAGCTGGAGCGTCGCGCGAGGGCGGGCGCGCGATGA